A portion of the Feifania hominis genome contains these proteins:
- a CDS encoding carbohydrate kinase family protein, whose product MAGYDFTVCGVATSVKVLRVREMPRIGVTTAILNPGYDVPDRGGPGWNISCALDKLGCRVLPVLTYSDCTFGPELDAWLTARGIPDAGIARPPEGYAGVALMIQDENRDHMTLGPGYGVKDGGVVIRQNYTPELFSDSDLIVLSAPRPENAAALVEAIRASGKPLAFSMRRDPYAFPPQRLREILLASTIVFANESETDYITSEFSLKHITDLFALGKTEIFVQTLGKRGSLVHRKLPDGSCESLTIPVTETPVGNVDAVGAGDAYVAGFLFGLRQCAPLPVCAQYGSTLSSFVIEKEGSTTNLPTLDELIERNNNRPDAGKE is encoded by the coding sequence ATGGCTGGCTACGATTTCACCGTCTGCGGCGTCGCGACGTCGGTCAAGGTGCTCAGGGTCCGCGAGATGCCCCGCATCGGCGTCACGACGGCGATTCTCAATCCCGGCTACGACGTCCCCGACCGCGGCGGCCCCGGCTGGAACATCAGCTGCGCGCTCGACAAGCTCGGCTGCCGGGTTCTGCCGGTTCTGACCTACTCGGACTGCACATTCGGCCCTGAGCTCGACGCCTGGCTCACCGCGCGCGGCATCCCCGACGCCGGCATTGCGCGCCCCCCGGAGGGGTACGCGGGCGTAGCGCTCATGATCCAGGATGAGAACCGCGACCACATGACCCTCGGCCCGGGCTACGGCGTCAAGGATGGAGGCGTCGTCATCCGCCAGAACTACACGCCCGAGCTCTTTTCGGACAGCGATCTCATTGTGCTGAGCGCGCCCCGGCCGGAGAATGCCGCCGCTCTCGTCGAGGCGATCAGGGCCTCGGGAAAGCCCCTTGCGTTCTCCATGCGCCGAGACCCTTACGCCTTTCCGCCGCAGAGGCTGCGCGAGATTCTGCTCGCGTCCACCATCGTCTTTGCAAACGAGTCCGAGACCGACTACATCACATCGGAATTCTCTCTGAAACACATCACCGATCTCTTCGCTCTGGGCAAAACCGAGATCTTCGTTCAGACCCTCGGCAAGCGCGGCAGTCTCGTCCACCGCAAGCTGCCGGACGGCAGCTGCGAGAGCCTCACCATACCCGTCACCGAGACCCCCGTCGGCAATGTCGACGCCGTGGGTGCGGGCGACGCCTATGTGGCGGGATTTCTCTTCGGCCTCAGGCAGTGCGCGCCTCTGCCGGTCTGTGCGCAGTACGGCAGCACCCTGTCCTCCTTTGTCATTGAAAAGGAGGGCAGCACCACCAATCTTCCGACGCTCGACGAGCTGATCGAGCGCAACAACAACCGCCCGGATGCGGGAAAGGAATAG
- a CDS encoding cysteine hydrolase family protein: MAGKTALLVIDMQHDFTLPGAPAYYETTGEMMPRLCENINRLRELGVLIVIVYSIVPKDHPINPELTRVGKNRTLVEGTGGELLDERIPYDPARDIKLRKYAPSAFIKTDLLDMLHERGIENVLVSGVKTNVCCRATATDAYSYGFRTFMVSDMLATNTAELSQFHLDEMTKYMAKAIDSDEVFRRLDAGEL; the protein is encoded by the coding sequence ATGGCCGGAAAAACCGCACTGCTCGTCATTGACATGCAGCACGACTTCACTCTGCCCGGCGCGCCCGCCTACTACGAGACAACCGGCGAGATGATGCCGCGGCTGTGTGAGAACATCAACCGTCTGCGTGAGCTTGGGGTGCTCATCGTGATCGTCTACTCCATCGTGCCGAAAGACCACCCCATCAACCCCGAGCTCACCCGCGTCGGCAAAAACCGCACGCTCGTGGAGGGCACCGGCGGGGAGCTGCTCGACGAGCGCATCCCCTACGATCCCGCGCGGGACATCAAGCTGCGCAAGTACGCGCCGAGCGCGTTCATCAAAACCGATCTGCTCGACATGCTCCACGAGCGCGGCATCGAGAATGTGCTTGTCAGCGGCGTCAAGACCAACGTCTGCTGCCGCGCCACCGCCACCGACGCCTACAGCTACGGCTTTCGCACTTTCATGGTCAGCGACATGCTCGCCACCAACACCGCCGAGCTCTCGCAGTTCCACCTCGATGAGATGACCAAGTACATGGCCAAGGCCATTGACTCCGACGAGGTCTTCCGCCGGCTCGACGCCGGCGAGCTCTAG
- a CDS encoding cysteine hydrolase family protein yields MKIPQHKTALLVVDMQHDFTKPGGKAYYEMTEQMLKTYPEKINKMREKGVLIVPIYTIHDHDKPVNPELTRMAKATLSPETGGELMDERIPIDPVHDIIWRKYAASAFFKTNLDEVLREHGVQNVLVCGVKTNVCCRATATDAASHGFYAFMVSDMIATNTPELSQFHLDEMTKYFAKALDSDEVFRRLDAGTF; encoded by the coding sequence ATGAAAATTCCCCAGCACAAGACCGCACTGCTCGTTGTCGACATGCAGCACGACTTCACCAAGCCCGGCGGCAAGGCCTACTACGAGATGACCGAGCAGATGCTCAAAACCTACCCCGAGAAAATCAACAAAATGCGCGAAAAGGGCGTTCTGATCGTGCCGATCTACACCATTCACGACCACGACAAGCCCGTGAATCCGGAGCTGACCCGCATGGCCAAGGCCACGCTCTCCCCCGAGACGGGCGGCGAGCTCATGGACGAGCGCATCCCCATCGACCCGGTGCACGACATCATCTGGCGCAAGTACGCGGCGTCCGCGTTCTTCAAGACCAACCTCGACGAGGTGCTGCGCGAGCACGGGGTGCAGAATGTGCTCGTGTGCGGCGTCAAGACCAACGTCTGCTGCCGCGCCACCGCCACCGACGCTGCGAGCCACGGCTTCTACGCCTTCATGGTCAGCGACATGATCGCCACCAACACCCCCGAGCTCTCGCAGTTCCACCTCGACGAGATGACCAAGTACTTCGCCAAGGCTCTCGACTCCGACGAGGTCTTCCGCCGGCTCGACGCCGGCACGTTCTAG
- a CDS encoding ABC transporter permease has product MDIILSLLNMTLKMSTPYLLCVIGGVFVQRAGVFNISLEGAITFGAFGGILFTVLGESIALGFAMGIVVCLVFNLIFGLFVVHLGGNPTIVGLSLNTVASCVPPFLLQAFFQSRGSLNATSLIDPAKMKLDIPILRDIPILGDIFNNQTPLTYLSFVIVTVLTVVLYRTKFGVHVRVAGENEEAAKAVGIKVKSIRIWTLVICGVTCALAGLNLSVESVGIFTLDMSASRGFICLSAINCGKKDPVKASLFALLFGFARALQIILNNYVGPVVASLIGILPYATILVVLFITELPRIRANTMRIFQEQI; this is encoded by the coding sequence ATGGACATTATTCTCAGTCTGCTCAACATGACCCTCAAGATGTCGACCCCCTATCTGCTGTGCGTCATCGGCGGCGTCTTTGTCCAGCGCGCGGGCGTGTTCAACATCTCGCTCGAGGGCGCCATCACTTTCGGCGCGTTCGGCGGCATTCTCTTCACCGTGCTCGGCGAGAGCATCGCCCTCGGCTTTGCAATGGGCATTGTGGTGTGCCTGGTCTTCAATCTCATCTTCGGGCTCTTCGTCGTGCATCTCGGAGGCAACCCGACCATCGTCGGCCTCTCCCTGAACACGGTCGCAAGCTGTGTGCCGCCCTTTCTGCTGCAGGCTTTCTTTCAGTCGCGCGGCTCGCTCAACGCGACCAGCCTCATTGACCCGGCCAAGATGAAGCTCGACATTCCCATTCTGCGCGACATCCCCATCCTCGGGGACATCTTCAACAACCAGACCCCGCTGACCTATCTCTCCTTTGTCATTGTGACCGTGCTCACCGTGGTGCTCTACCGCACCAAATTCGGCGTCCACGTGCGCGTGGCGGGCGAGAACGAGGAGGCCGCAAAGGCCGTCGGCATCAAGGTCAAGAGCATCCGCATCTGGACGCTTGTCATCTGCGGGGTGACCTGCGCGCTCGCCGGACTCAACCTATCGGTCGAGAGCGTCGGCATCTTCACGCTCGACATGTCCGCCTCGCGCGGCTTCATCTGCCTGTCGGCGATCAACTGCGGCAAGAAAGACCCCGTCAAGGCGTCTCTCTTCGCGCTGCTGTTCGGCTTTGCACGGGCGCTGCAGATCATTCTCAACAACTATGTCGGCCCCGTCGTCGCCTCGCTGATCGGCATTCTTCCCTACGCGACCATTCTCGTGGTGCTCTTCATCACGGAGCTGCCGCGCATTCGCGCCAACACCATGCGAATTTTCCAGGAGCAAATCTGA
- a CDS encoding ABC transporter permease, which translates to MSHMLKQRRRTASVLNFLIPIAFAFLIGSLFTLALGQNPFAVYGYIIKKSLLSYGGIMNSLGFATPMIITGIATSFSFTAGVYNMGIEGQLTLGAFFAAYLGFTLTGLPPALHIAVCIAGGAVVAMLFSLIPALLKAYMRINEIVVTIMLNNIAMIVATFLTNGPCSGHLAYTSTPMVHESAVIPRIDSKYRVTIAFYIALVILIAVWIVLRKTRFGYEINCIGKQSEFSDAVGMKVYKKTIIVFVLGGLFAGIAGATEILGVNKSFIPGFSGSPGLGWDGLMICVLARQHPLGILVASVLFGAFKYGSVSLQASMGIPVDLINIIQSSLILFLSARYVKENTQLFEKLRGRLGRKQTREKSAL; encoded by the coding sequence ATGAGTCACATGTTAAAACAGCGCAGGCGGACGGCATCCGTTCTGAACTTTCTGATTCCGATCGCGTTCGCCTTTCTGATCGGCAGTCTCTTCACACTTGCCCTCGGCCAGAATCCCTTTGCCGTATACGGCTACATCATCAAAAAGTCGCTGCTCAGCTACGGCGGCATCATGAATTCGCTGGGCTTTGCCACCCCCATGATCATCACCGGCATCGCGACCTCTTTTTCCTTTACGGCCGGGGTCTACAACATGGGTATTGAGGGCCAGCTCACGCTCGGCGCCTTCTTCGCCGCCTACCTCGGCTTCACGCTCACAGGGCTGCCCCCCGCGCTGCACATTGCGGTGTGCATTGCGGGCGGAGCGGTGGTCGCCATGCTCTTCTCGCTGATTCCGGCGCTTCTCAAGGCCTACATGCGCATCAACGAGATCGTCGTGACCATCATGCTCAACAACATCGCCATGATCGTGGCCACCTTTCTCACCAACGGCCCGTGCAGCGGCCATCTGGCCTACACCTCGACCCCGATGGTCCACGAGTCCGCGGTGATCCCGCGCATCGACTCAAAATACCGCGTGACCATCGCTTTCTACATCGCCCTTGTGATTCTCATCGCGGTGTGGATCGTTCTGCGAAAGACCCGCTTCGGCTACGAGATCAACTGCATCGGCAAGCAGTCGGAGTTCTCGGACGCGGTGGGCATGAAAGTCTACAAGAAGACCATCATCGTCTTCGTGCTCGGCGGCCTCTTCGCGGGCATCGCCGGCGCAACCGAGATTCTCGGCGTCAACAAGAGCTTCATTCCCGGCTTCTCCGGCTCGCCCGGTCTCGGGTGGGACGGCCTGATGATCTGCGTGCTCGCCCGGCAGCACCCGCTCGGCATCCTTGTGGCGTCGGTGCTCTTCGGGGCGTTCAAGTATGGCAGCGTCTCGCTGCAGGCCAGCATGGGAATCCCGGTCGATTTGATCAACATCATCCAGAGCTCGCTTATCCTCTTCCTCTCGGCGCGCTATGTCAAGGAGAACACCCAGCTGTTTGAAAAGCTGCGGGGCCGCCTCGGCAGAAAGCAGACCCGCGAGAAGAGCGCGCTCTAG
- a CDS encoding ABC transporter ATP-binding protein encodes MNIIETRNLTKKFGDFTANDQISFAVKQGEIRAIIGENGAGKTTLMNMLYGILEPTSGEILIEGEPVTLRSPKDAIAHGIGMVHQHFKLAPSLTIFENVLLGAEINKTRRIGSKTFSGLTIDIKEERRRIQELVDKLNFNLDVNDRVMDIAVGARQRVEILKMLYRNVKILILDEPTAVLIPQEVEEFMNQLEDFKKLGQTIIIITHKLDEVKRCADTISVMRQGRLIDTVTNDESATRESLAEKMVGRPILLRVQKSGKPVDETRTLFSVRGLSALDGNGKKVVNDVSFDIHANEVVGIAGIEGNGQTELMYCLTGLMNTTGGTITVDGKDVTGKWPSDLRADGVAVVPEDRYRQGLCREVPVSRNLIAGYHCCDCYCKKGFMRSKSIRENKERLVGEYDIRLSADDPPVSSLSGGNAQKIIIAREFSRSPKVLLASQPTRGIDIGATEFVHNSILKLRDEGKAALIISSDLSEVVGLSDRVLVMYKGEIVGEFKSDDVSFQELGLYMSGAKSQKKPQAVPLAAGQ; translated from the coding sequence ATGAATATCATTGAAACCCGCAATCTCACCAAAAAATTTGGGGACTTCACCGCCAACGATCAGATCAGCTTTGCGGTGAAGCAGGGCGAAATCCGCGCCATCATCGGCGAGAACGGCGCGGGCAAGACGACGCTGATGAACATGCTCTACGGCATTCTGGAGCCGACCTCGGGCGAGATTCTCATCGAGGGCGAGCCGGTTACTCTGCGCTCTCCCAAAGACGCCATTGCGCACGGAATCGGCATGGTCCACCAGCACTTCAAGCTGGCGCCGAGCCTGACCATCTTTGAAAACGTCCTGCTCGGCGCCGAGATCAACAAGACCCGAAGGATCGGCTCGAAGACCTTTTCCGGCCTCACCATCGACATCAAGGAGGAGCGCCGGCGCATTCAGGAGCTTGTCGACAAGCTCAACTTCAATCTCGATGTAAACGACCGCGTCATGGACATCGCCGTGGGGGCGCGCCAGCGGGTCGAAATTTTAAAGATGCTCTACCGCAACGTCAAAATCCTCATCCTCGACGAGCCGACGGCTGTGCTCATTCCCCAGGAGGTCGAGGAGTTCATGAACCAGCTCGAGGACTTCAAAAAGCTCGGGCAGACCATTATCATCATCACCCACAAGCTCGACGAGGTCAAGCGCTGCGCCGACACCATCAGCGTCATGCGCCAGGGCCGCCTGATCGACACCGTCACAAACGACGAGAGCGCCACGCGTGAATCGCTCGCCGAGAAGATGGTCGGCCGGCCGATTCTCCTGCGCGTGCAGAAGAGCGGCAAGCCCGTTGACGAGACCAGGACGCTCTTCTCGGTGCGGGGGCTCTCGGCGCTCGACGGGAACGGCAAAAAGGTGGTAAACGACGTCTCGTTTGACATTCACGCTAACGAGGTCGTGGGCATCGCAGGCATCGAGGGCAACGGCCAGACCGAGCTGATGTACTGCCTGACAGGTCTGATGAACACCACCGGCGGCACCATCACCGTCGACGGAAAGGACGTCACCGGCAAGTGGCCGAGCGATCTGCGCGCCGACGGCGTCGCCGTGGTACCCGAGGACCGCTACCGCCAGGGCCTGTGCCGCGAGGTGCCGGTCAGCCGGAATCTGATCGCGGGCTACCACTGCTGCGACTGCTACTGCAAAAAGGGCTTCATGCGCAGCAAGAGCATCCGCGAGAACAAGGAGCGTCTCGTCGGGGAGTATGACATCCGTCTCTCGGCCGACGACCCGCCGGTCTCGTCTCTCTCGGGCGGCAACGCCCAGAAGATCATCATCGCGCGCGAGTTCTCCCGGTCGCCGAAAGTGCTCCTCGCAAGCCAGCCCACCCGCGGCATCGACATCGGCGCGACGGAGTTCGTCCACAACAGCATTTTGAAGCTGCGCGACGAGGGCAAAGCCGCGCTGATCATCTCCTCCGACCTGTCCGAGGTCGTCGGTCTCTCCGACCGCGTGCTCGTGATGTACAAGGGGGAGATCGTCGGCGAGTTCAAGTCGGACGACGTGAGCTTTCAGGAGCTCGGCCTCTACATGTCGGGGGCAAAGTCGCAGAAGAAGCCGCAGGCCGTGCCGCTCGCGGCCGGACAGTAG
- a CDS encoding BMP family lipoprotein — MRAHTRILALLTALILIVGLFTGCSDTKDPGTVDPGTTPGTDPGTDPGKDMDAKENMIALILNEGGLGDHGFNDGAAEGLKELERLYGIKSITVEPADVSQGELIIREVAEEGYGLIIIMDYTVMTETYKVVNDYPDQIFVPLGMPTSWRPEEKYANVVDSQFLLPEHTFLAGVAAAFVATDGNEIVDGVGNRPGVNIGCIFPTESVGFYRYFDAFQHGAHYYNDNVNIQVDYTVGNTDTALCQTVAENMIKNQNCDVIWTCCGTAGLGGLQACRMNNAFGIGVDNDQDAVEDGYILTSVVRDTGRNMVILGELWQEGTLLEQDEFIWGVGSEILRLTDMSVIEKHVTNPEKFQELKTLLADLKEQIASGELVPFDTYTHGEVRFEQWWADQKK, encoded by the coding sequence ATGAGAGCACACACCCGCATTCTTGCGCTGCTGACGGCCCTGATTCTGATCGTCGGCCTGTTCACCGGCTGCAGCGACACGAAAGACCCCGGCACAGTCGATCCCGGAACTACGCCGGGCACCGACCCCGGAACCGATCCCGGCAAGGACATGGACGCCAAGGAGAACATGATCGCGCTCATCCTTAACGAGGGCGGCCTCGGCGACCACGGCTTCAACGACGGCGCGGCCGAGGGTCTCAAGGAGCTTGAGCGCCTCTACGGCATCAAGAGCATCACCGTGGAGCCCGCCGACGTCTCGCAGGGCGAGCTGATCATCCGCGAGGTGGCCGAGGAGGGCTACGGGCTGATCATCATCATGGACTACACCGTCATGACCGAGACCTACAAGGTCGTCAACGACTACCCGGACCAGATCTTTGTGCCGCTCGGCATGCCCACCTCCTGGCGGCCCGAGGAGAAGTACGCAAACGTGGTCGACAGCCAGTTCCTGCTGCCTGAGCACACCTTCCTCGCGGGTGTGGCCGCCGCCTTTGTCGCGACCGACGGCAACGAGATTGTCGACGGCGTCGGCAACCGCCCGGGCGTCAACATCGGCTGCATCTTCCCGACCGAGTCGGTCGGCTTCTACCGCTACTTTGACGCGTTCCAGCACGGCGCGCACTACTACAACGACAACGTCAATATCCAGGTGGACTACACCGTCGGCAACACCGACACGGCGCTGTGCCAGACCGTGGCGGAGAACATGATCAAAAACCAGAACTGCGACGTCATCTGGACCTGCTGCGGTACCGCGGGTCTCGGCGGTCTTCAGGCCTGCCGCATGAACAACGCTTTCGGCATCGGCGTCGACAACGACCAGGACGCCGTGGAAGACGGCTACATTCTCACAAGCGTCGTGCGCGACACCGGGCGCAACATGGTCATCCTCGGCGAACTCTGGCAGGAGGGCACTCTGCTCGAGCAGGATGAGTTCATCTGGGGCGTCGGCAGTGAGATTCTCCGGCTGACCGACATGTCCGTCATCGAAAAGCATGTCACCAACCCCGAGAAGTTCCAGGAACTCAAGACTCTTCTGGCCGATCTCAAAGAGCAGATTGCCAGCGGCGAGCTCGTTCCCTTTGACACCTATACGCATGGCGAGGTCCGCTTCGAGCAGTGGTGGGCCGACCAGAAAAAGTAA
- a CDS encoding GntR family transcriptional regulator — protein MEAMNMQRIAPENQLVPKYYIVKMAILNQINSHELSPGDLIPSEKELMDRFSASRITVRKAMDLLAAEGFIYKIQGKGTFVADQSSLPKQENATRTGAVSCSESIRRQNMTPRRELLRKEVIPCPDDAAPGLALAPGAPVLRFERLYYADEMPAIFAQSLISLAALPGFEKYDLIGYSMMDIIREDYHLEASKAQAYLKAIVCDAAMAEALHVKSGFPLLEYAGVTQGSRDGDVQPIEHFRLCYRTDVIHLLPEIF, from the coding sequence ATGGAAGCGATGAACATGCAGCGAATCGCACCGGAAAATCAGCTTGTTCCCAAGTACTACATCGTCAAGATGGCAATCTTGAACCAGATCAACAGCCACGAGCTGAGCCCGGGTGATCTCATCCCCTCGGAAAAGGAGCTGATGGACCGCTTCAGCGCCAGCCGCATCACCGTGCGCAAGGCCATGGATCTGCTGGCCGCCGAGGGCTTCATTTACAAGATACAGGGCAAGGGCACCTTTGTCGCGGATCAGTCCAGCCTGCCGAAGCAGGAAAACGCGACCAGAACGGGCGCTGTCAGCTGCAGCGAATCCATCCGCCGGCAGAACATGACGCCGCGCCGCGAGCTGCTACGCAAGGAGGTTATCCCCTGCCCGGACGACGCCGCGCCGGGGCTTGCGCTCGCGCCGGGCGCTCCCGTGCTGCGCTTCGAGCGCCTCTACTACGCCGATGAGATGCCGGCCATCTTTGCGCAGAGTCTCATCAGCCTCGCCGCACTGCCCGGCTTTGAAAAGTACGACCTTATCGGCTACTCCATGATGGACATCATCCGCGAGGACTATCATCTCGAGGCGTCAAAGGCGCAGGCCTATCTGAAAGCAATTGTCTGCGACGCCGCGATGGCCGAGGCTCTGCACGTGAAAAGCGGGTTTCCTCTCCTGGAGTATGCCGGCGTCACACAGGGCAGCCGCGATGGGGATGTCCAGCCCATCGAGCACTTCCGGCTCTGCTACCGAACCGATGTCATCCATCTCCTGCCGGAGATTTTCTAA
- a CDS encoding aldo/keto reductase, with protein sequence MQYRPLGNTGMMVSEIGLGCEHLEGKPYEVVAETVHAALEAGVNLLDVFMSEPQVRSNIGRALESRRDRALIQGHIRAVWQNGQYGRTMDVEKCRVFFEDLLTRLRTDYLDIGFLHLVDTPEDFERIFDGPILEYALELKSRGVIRALGMSSHNPVTALRAVESGLIDVLFFPINAAYDLLAEEAKVPLPLPEGYFDRLDVDGINPVRGRLYRTCERQGVGITVMKSLAAGALLNEKTCPFGRALSVPQCIHYALTRPGVSSVLVGMKSAAEVEQAVRYETMDPRERDYSEILSSVPRFNLKGQCMYCNHCLPCPKHIDIAQVGKYLDLALVEQQVSPTVRAHYEGLAHTAGECIACGSCEKNCPFEVPVMERMRRAAQLFGR encoded by the coding sequence ATGCAGTACCGTCCGCTTGGAAACACGGGTATGATGGTCTCGGAGATCGGCCTCGGCTGCGAGCACCTGGAGGGAAAACCGTACGAGGTGGTCGCCGAGACCGTACACGCGGCATTGGAGGCGGGAGTCAATCTGCTCGACGTCTTCATGAGCGAGCCGCAGGTGAGAAGCAACATCGGCCGGGCGCTCGAGAGCCGGCGGGACCGGGCGCTGATTCAGGGCCACATTCGCGCCGTGTGGCAGAATGGCCAGTACGGCCGCACGATGGACGTGGAGAAGTGCAGAGTCTTTTTTGAGGATCTGCTCACGAGGCTTCGCACCGACTATCTTGACATCGGCTTTCTGCATCTGGTCGACACGCCGGAGGACTTTGAGAGAATCTTCGACGGCCCCATATTGGAGTATGCGCTCGAGCTGAAGAGCCGCGGGGTCATCCGCGCGCTCGGCATGAGCTCCCACAACCCGGTCACGGCGCTGCGCGCGGTTGAGAGCGGGTTGATCGACGTGCTCTTCTTCCCGATAAACGCCGCGTACGATCTGCTCGCCGAAGAGGCAAAGGTGCCTCTGCCGCTGCCCGAGGGCTACTTTGACCGGCTCGACGTCGACGGGATAAACCCCGTGCGCGGGCGGCTGTACCGCACCTGTGAAAGACAGGGCGTCGGCATCACGGTGATGAAGAGTCTTGCGGCGGGCGCGCTGCTCAATGAGAAGACCTGCCCGTTCGGCCGGGCGCTGAGCGTGCCGCAGTGCATCCACTACGCGCTGACGCGGCCGGGGGTGTCGAGCGTGCTCGTCGGCATGAAGAGCGCGGCCGAGGTCGAACAGGCCGTCCGCTACGAGACCATGGACCCGCGCGAGCGCGACTACAGCGAAATTCTCTCGTCGGTGCCGCGCTTCAATTTAAAGGGGCAGTGCATGTACTGCAACCACTGCCTGCCCTGCCCGAAGCACATCGACATCGCGCAGGTCGGCAAGTACCTCGATCTCGCGCTGGTGGAGCAGCAGGTCTCCCCCACGGTGCGCGCGCACTACGAGGGTCTTGCGCACACGGCGGGCGAGTGCATCGCCTGCGGCAGCTGCGAGAAAAACTGCCCGTTTGAGGTGCCGGTGATGGAGCGCATGCGCCGCGCCGCGCAGCTCTTCGGCAGATGA
- a CDS encoding VanZ family protein, giving the protein MLVTSKKVRAAALVLTLCWMAVLFAFSAQNGTASSGTSRGAIVAVLRALPWFGSLPEAQIVSIAAAIGAVVRKCAHFAGYLLLGVFVAPAAASWSRRWQSCAGLSLGVCALYAVSDELHQYFVPGRSCELRDVLIDTAGAAVGVGLVLTVILLRRKKESSRSA; this is encoded by the coding sequence ATGCTTGTAACATCAAAGAAAGTCCGGGCGGCGGCGCTCGTTCTCACCCTGTGCTGGATGGCTGTGCTCTTCGCCTTTTCGGCGCAGAACGGCACGGCCTCGAGCGGCACGAGCCGGGGCGCCATTGTCGCGGTGCTCCGGGCGCTGCCCTGGTTCGGCTCTCTGCCCGAGGCACAGATCGTCTCCATCGCGGCGGCGATCGGCGCCGTGGTGCGAAAGTGCGCCCACTTTGCAGGCTACCTGCTGCTCGGCGTGTTTGTCGCACCCGCCGCGGCGAGCTGGTCGCGGCGGTGGCAGTCCTGCGCCGGCCTGTCGCTTGGCGTGTGCGCGCTCTACGCCGTGTCGGATGAGCTGCACCAGTACTTCGTGCCGGGGCGCTCATGCGAGCTGCGCGACGTGCTCATCGACACAGCCGGCGCCGCCGTGGGCGTCGGCCTTGTGCTGACGGTCATCCTGCTCAGGCGAAAAAAAGAGAGCTCACGCAGTGCGTGA
- a CDS encoding phosphate ABC transporter substrate-binding protein: MLSILLAAVLVLAVFAGCAPKSEDPGTTDPGTTDPGTTDPGTTDPGTSDESAKLAVVGSTSVGPLMEKFVAGYSKVKPNVEIEVTQVGSGAGITAAVDGTADIGMSSRDLKDEEVQKGLVPTSIAIDAIAVVVHPDNKVENLTVDQIQKIFSGEITNWKDVGGEDKAITVVSREEGSGTRSAFEELVGLQREVEKDGQKLTESLLSDKAVTSEGTGAVKATVAGNPQAIGYISLGMMESSVKAVSVDGVACSVEDVVAGTYKISRPFLLVTKGEATGAAKEFIEYILSDEAQALVEENGYIKIQ; the protein is encoded by the coding sequence ATGTTGAGTATTCTGCTGGCAGCTGTGCTTGTGCTGGCTGTCTTCGCGGGCTGCGCGCCCAAGAGTGAAGACCCCGGGACAACCGATCCCGGAACAACCGACCCCGGTACGACAGACCCGGGCACCACGGATCCCGGCACCTCGGACGAGAGCGCAAAGCTCGCCGTCGTCGGCTCCACTTCCGTCGGCCCGCTCATGGAGAAGTTCGTCGCGGGCTACAGCAAGGTAAAGCCGAACGTGGAAATTGAAGTCACTCAGGTCGGCTCGGGCGCGGGCATCACCGCCGCCGTGGACGGCACCGCCGACATCGGCATGAGCTCGCGCGACCTCAAAGACGAAGAGGTGCAGAAGGGCCTCGTCCCCACCTCCATCGCCATTGACGCGATTGCGGTCGTGGTTCACCCCGACAACAAGGTGGAGAACCTGACGGTCGATCAGATTCAGAAGATCTTCTCCGGCGAGATCACCAACTGGAAAGATGTCGGCGGCGAGGACAAGGCCATCACCGTGGTCTCCCGCGAGGAGGGCTCCGGCACCCGCTCGGCCTTTGAGGAGCTCGTAGGGCTCCAGAGAGAAGTCGAGAAAGACGGTCAGAAGCTCACCGAGTCGCTGCTCAGCGACAAGGCGGTCACCTCCGAGGGAACGGGCGCGGTCAAGGCGACGGTCGCGGGCAACCCCCAGGCCATCGGCTACATCTCGCTGGGAATGATGGAGTCCTCTGTCAAGGCTGTCTCGGTTGACGGCGTGGCCTGCAGCGTCGAAGACGTCGTGGCCGGCACCTACAAGATCTCAAGACCGTTCCTGCTCGTCACGAAAGGCGAGGCCACAGGCGCCGCAAAGGAGTTCATCGAATACATCCTCTCCGATGAGGCCCAGGCTCTGGTCGAAGAGAACGGCTACATCAAAATTCAGTAA